A segment of the Candidatus Delongbacteria bacterium genome:
CCAATAACCTTCATTATAAAGCTCGATATGATTATCAGCTTGCTCAAAGAAGTTTTTTGTATGCAGAGAAGAGTGGCAATTATTACATACAGACTCCATCTTTTTCCTTCCTTCGATTCCATTTCCGGTAAGAGGACTAAGCGGATCAGGAGAATTTCTAACTTTTGATTCTGTAGCCCATAGATTCCATTTCAATCTTTCAGACACATTATGAGTTGTATTGAGTGACCCAATACCACTTTGATGACAAGTTGCACAAGTTGGAGCTCTGTAGTCACCAGGTTCCCAAGCATCTGGAGCACTGTCATATTTCCAGGTCATACCTTCAGAATTAAAAATATGACCATGCTTGCTATTATTGTAAATTTCTATATCAGGGTGGTCTGGTCCAAGGTGACAGGAAGCACAAGCCGAAGGTTTTCTCGCTTCGGCGATATTGAAATTATGTCTTGTATGACATACAGTACAATTACCTACCGATCCATCAGGCCACGTTGTTCCAATCCCCGCAGAAGGCCAGGTTTCTTTTGTTGGTCTTTTATCATCACCTAATTTAATATCAGAACCATGGCATTGCATACAGCCAGTCATATCAGTAGCATTTTTATATTTATCCATGTTTTGACCTTCATGATACTCCATCAAAGATTTCATAGATTTGTAGTTTAGTCCATCCTCTGCATGATATTGTAGACTAGCACGATGGTGCCCGGAAAGATTGAACTGTTCAACTTCTTGTGAATGGCATCTTGCACAAGTTTTAGGAGTAACCATTACTGACATATATATATCTGATCCTTTAATACCAGGACATGATTGTGACGCAATTTTTGAGCCTTTATCAACTCTGTGGCAATCAATACAGGATACTCCTACATGACCATGTCTGCTACTTTTCCAGTCAGAAACAATTCCTGGTTGTTTATCGGCATGACATTCAATACATTTTTTACCTTCTTTACTAAGTCCTCTATCCACTTTCAGCGATTTCAAATCACTATCAAAAGCAAAAACAGAGATAGTTGTTGTGATAATGATAGCAAAAACTAACCTTATCATTTCTCCTCCTTATTTATTGTTAAAAAATTTTTAATATTTTTATGACCAACATGCTCGTGACATTCTACACAACTTCTTACTTTACCTTCTCTAAAATCTTTATGAGCTATAAAAGCTTTTGGAATTTCATATTTCATATTTTCGATATCATGGCATTTGAGGCAACCAGAAGAATATGTAAACTCTTGCCTATTTTCAAGATTTTTTACCCAGTCAAATGATTCTGCCCAAAATATTTCCCCAAGAACATCCTTCGCACCAGTATATCCTTTAGTAATTAAATAATTTGTAACATTATTATGTGGCAGATGGCAGTCCGCACATTTAGCCTTAACTGCATGTTTTGAATTTCCTCCATGTACATCGAGAAGATAAGATTCTGAAACTCCTTTCATTGAATGACATGAAGAACAAAAGTTGATATCAGAAGTATGTTCTATCATTTCTGCACTGATAATTGATATAATTGCTCCAAAAATAATTCCAATGATAATATAAAGTACCTTCTTTGTCATAATTTCTCCCTTTAGATTCCTTGAGATAAAGATAGTACGGTGTTTCGTATCAATTTTGTTCTGTATCTCTAATAATAGTATAAACAAGAAAGAGATCTGACAAATATTATTGAAATCTCTACAAAAATAATATAAATTTATATTCGGCTATTGAAAGGAATTCTCAATAAGAGGTCATTAATAATGGATAATATTCTTAAAGCTTTGGAAAAAATTATTACGTATCATCGAACTATTTTGTGTGAATCATTGAAAATCAATAATATTACACAGCTTCAATTTCGAATAATGGAAATTTTTTCAGAGACTTTCAGAGAAAACAGAACAATTACCACTGCTGCATATGATTTGAACTCACCAAAATCAACAATTAGTGATGCTGTTAAAGATCTGATTAAAAAAGGGTTTATACAAAGAGATACTGGAGAAAGAGATGGGAGACAATCAATCCTGTGTCTAAGTGATAAAGGTGTTGAATTGATTCATAATTTGAATAAACTGAGAAGTAATGTTTTTAATGTTCTAAGTAAAACAGGATATGAAGAAGAGGAGATTATTACAAAATTTCTTATGGAACTATTATCAAATATTATTCAGACAGAACATTTAACAGAAGTGAAATTGTGTTTATCTTGTAGAAATCTTGATTATGATAAATTCCCTGAAACAGAAAAACCTCACCAATGCTCTTTAACCAATATGAGATTTTCATATAGAGATTTGAAGTTTGACTGCGAAGAGCATAAAATTTATTTTAGTAAAAATGTTAAGCATAAAAAACAAAAATCTAAAATTTAGTTAGATCATCTATTTATGTAGTATAAGATTCCACCGGATCCAATAGCAATTCCAGCTATGTATAAGTATTTTAGTTCAATATTTTCTAATGTGATTGTTTTGATTGAGTCATAAGGTATTACGAGTGCATTGATATCATCATCGCATCTATTTAAGCATTTCATTACTCTCTTGGAGGGGAAAAAATTATACTCCATTTTTTTTACTGAATATTTATTTCCATTTTTCATTTGTATAGTAATATCTGAATTAGTAGAAGCTCTTTTGTCTTCGAACTCTAAGGTTTTAGTACATGAGAAAAAAATAAAGAAAAACAAAAATAACGAATACTTCATATACTCCTCATTTTGCAGTTTTCAACAATATAAGACTATTTACAAAAAATGATAATCTTTTAATAATGAAATGTGTTTAATTTTCAACTACTTTTTAGTTTAGTAAAAAAAAGTATTACCTATTTGATAAGAATCATATCAAACAATGCTTATATTTCAAATCGATCTGTGAGAGTTGTTTTTATATGTTATAAAGTTGATTTTATCCATGTAATTATCTATATTTACGATCAATTAGAAGAGGATCGAGATGCTTGTAAAAATACTGATTATCATCTTTTTTATATATAATCTTTTTGCTGATATAAACTTTTACTCGACAAATGAAGATTTAACTAATCTGACCAATTATGGATTATACCCTTCCAACGAATTCAGGAATAAAAAAATACTTGATGGGAAATGGTATATTCGAGCAGGAAAAGATGGCGAATGGAATAGCATTAGCGTTCCTTCAAGTTATACAACTCCATATCCTGAACAGAAAATTTACTTTAAAACCTCATTCAGGATAGAAGATGAAAACCTTTTAAAACATTATAAATTACTATTCTATGGGGTGAATCATAATGCTAATGTTAAAATTAATGGTAATTTAGTAGAAAGTCACAATACAGGATTTAGCACATTTGAAATAGACTTAAGTAGGAATAATCTCAATTTTTTCGGTGAAAATGAACTTATTGTAGAAGTTGATAATTATCTATCTTCAAAAAATTCTTTACCATTGTTTATGAACAATAATGGTTTCAAAAATTATGGTGGTATTTTCAGAGAGATTTATCTTGTTCATTCCGGTCTATATGCTGTTTCTTCTAGCGTTGTAGATTATAATTTCAGAGATAATTACGAAGTTTGTGATGTCGAAATTGGTGCAAAGGTAAAAGATTTCCAGTACATCGATGTTGTTGAAAATGATTCAACTGAATATAAATCCCAATTGATTTCAAAGTTGACTATTAGAAATTCATCAAATGAGTTAGTTTTCGAATCAGAAGAATACGATTTTGAAATTGAAAGATATGCTGAAGAACAACTAAAATTTCAATTTTCAATTAATAATCCTGGGTTATGGTCTCCAGAATCACCCAACCTTTATCAAGCTTCTATTTCAATTCGTTACAAGAAAAACAATGGGGATATAATTGAATCAGATCAGTACGATTTCAATTTTGGATTAAGAGAATTTGAGATGAGAAAGGGTGCAATCTATTTAAATGGAAATAGATTAAAACTTCAGGGAGTTAGCAGGCATGATGAAACTAAAAATACTGGAAATGCAATAACATACCAAAGAATGAGGTATGAGGTTGAAAAGATAAAAAATATGGGTGCAAATCTAATCGTAAATAACTTTACTCCTATGCATCCATATTATCTAGATTTATGTGATAGGTATGGATTGCTTGTTATGCAAAATATTCCACTGATTGGGATGCCGTCAAGTTATGTAAAGAATGAGCTTCTAAAAGATATTGCAAAATATTATATTAGTGAATCAGTTAGAAGAGATATAAATCATCCATCTGTGTTAGCATGGGGTTTAGGAAAAGACTATAATGTTTTTAATCTTCGATCTGTTGATTTCATTTCTGATCTAAATGATCAGGTAAAGAAAACAGACCCGAAAGTTTTAACTTTTTTTGATTCAAAATTATCAGGAAATAATGAATATTATAAAATAACAGATTTAAATGTGATTCAAATACCAAATAGTGAACTAGATCTATTTTACAATAATGTTTCTAATTTTGGAATTGACCGGGTTGTGTTGATAGGTGGAATTGGCAGAGATATCACTCCTGGTAACGAAAATGGGTTTTTAGATCCACAAAGTGAGCCTTCACAGGCAAGAGCTATTGTTAATAGTATTAAAGTATTAAAAGCTGATGATTACGTTGATGGGTATATTATTGATTCTTTTTCAGACAGAAGAAGTGAAGTTCCTTTACTTCAAAAATTCAATACCGAAGATCTTTATGGAATAAATAATGGGTTGGTAGATTCTTACGGAAAAAATAGGATCTCATTCATTACAGCTGAGGCAATGTATAAAGGGAGAAAAGCTCCAACTCTTAATCAAGGTGAATTTGTTGACAGAGAGACTAATTTTTTCTTTATAATTGGTACCTTTCTCACACTAGTTATTTTCTTTATGGTAAAAAGAGAACATTATTTAAAAAACAATATAATAAGATCATTTAAAAATAGTTCTGCATTTTATATTGATGTACGAGATAGAAGAATTACTCAGGATTGGCAATCAATGCTAATAGGTACTTTTTCAGCAATAGGTGTTTTTGCTACGATATCTTCGATGTTTTACACATATCGATTTAGTACAAGATTCGATTATTTCCTTACTTTGATTTTTCCAAATAATGCGATTAAAGAGATTGTCATAGAACTTATTTGGCGACCATACATTTTCATACTCGTCGGGTTTATTTCATATTATTTGATATCCTTTTTTACTGCAGTGTACATTAAATTACTTGGATATCTATT
Coding sequences within it:
- a CDS encoding cytochrome c3 family protein, with protein sequence MIRLVFAIIITTTISVFAFDSDLKSLKVDRGLSKEGKKCIECHADKQPGIVSDWKSSRHGHVGVSCIDCHRVDKGSKIASQSCPGIKGSDIYMSVMVTPKTCARCHSQEVEQFNLSGHHRASLQYHAEDGLNYKSMKSLMEYHEGQNMDKYKNATDMTGCMQCHGSDIKLGDDKRPTKETWPSAGIGTTWPDGSVGNCTVCHTRHNFNIAEARKPSACASCHLGPDHPDIEIYNNSKHGHIFNSEGMTWKYDSAPDAWEPGDYRAPTCATCHQSGIGSLNTTHNVSERLKWNLWATESKVRNSPDPLSPLTGNGIEGRKKMESVCNNCHSSLHTKNFFEQADNHIELYNEGYWKPALTMKNELAEKKLLKDNPWDDEFQKIFYHLWHHEGRRMRQGAAMGAPDYAHWHGVFEVMQDLYELKEIHKKRLESGKIE
- a CDS encoding winged helix DNA-binding protein, with translation MDNILKALEKIITYHRTILCESLKINNITQLQFRIMEIFSETFRENRTITTAAYDLNSPKSTISDAVKDLIKKGFIQRDTGERDGRQSILCLSDKGVELIHNLNKLRSNVFNVLSKTGYEEEEIITKFLMELLSNIIQTEHLTEVKLCLSCRNLDYDKFPETEKPHQCSLTNMRFSYRDLKFDCEEHKIYFSKNVKHKKQKSKI
- a CDS encoding NapC/NirT family cytochrome c, encoding MTKKVLYIIIGIIFGAIISIISAEMIEHTSDINFCSSCHSMKGVSESYLLDVHGGNSKHAVKAKCADCHLPHNNVTNYLITKGYTGAKDVLGEIFWAESFDWVKNLENRQEFTYSSGCLKCHDIENMKYEIPKAFIAHKDFREGKVRSCVECHEHVGHKNIKNFLTINKEEK